The Rhinopithecus roxellana isolate Shanxi Qingling chromosome 13, ASM756505v1, whole genome shotgun sequence genome contains a region encoding:
- the APOL6 gene encoding apolipoprotein L6 isoform X3: MISWKSKPVSQSIPVKKPPYSCYLSFSSPDAHSLLQDQGASESQGQRFRIFLSLGTRGHKGELRGEKVVQRLFPARTPVILNMSRIRNTLPPACQENHLTPGDTDLVPQRLLDNQAEKESEAGVDLKRDEEDVPLCEDVELQDRDLSPEEKIFLKEFPRLKKDLKGNINKLRALAEDVDKTHKKFTKANIVVNSTAVISEAMSLLGFAFAPVTGGVSLLLYTTGQGLAAAAAVTSIVSGMLEKSENKKAQAQAEDILPTHDQEDREDEENRADYVTAAAKISYSGVNTLEYAKKNIHVFQKLRADPRLASASKRLLTTGQVSSQSIEHIQKAFGETLPMTKNACLRGGVMSVISLGFDWATLSKEWKHLKEGARTKFAEELRAEASELERKLTLLTEYYQSLQQK, encoded by the exons ATGATTTCCTGGAAGAGCAAACCAGTTTCGCAATCAATTCCTGTTAAAAAGCCACCCTACTCTTGCTATCTGTCTTTCTCCAGCCCAGACGCTCACAGCCTCCTGCAGGACCAGGGGGCCTCGGAGAGTCAAGGACAGAGGTTCAGGATCTTCCTCTCCCTCGGGACCCGAGGCCACAAAGGAGAGCTCCGTGGAGAGAAG GTAGTACAGCGTCTCTTCCCAGCCAGAACACCTGTCATTCTGAATATGAGTAGGATCAGAAACACGCTACCTCCAGCCTGCCAAG AAAATCATTTGACTCCTGGGGACACAGATTTGGTGCCACAGAGGCTGCTGGACaaccaggcagagaaagaaagtgaGGCTGGTGTTGATTTGAAAAG GGATGAGGAAGATGTTCCTCTGTGTGAAGATGTGGAGCTACAAGACAGAGATCTGTCCCccgaagaaaaaatatttttgaaagaatttccCAGATTGAAAAAAGATCTAAAAGGGAACATTAACAAGCTCCGTGCCCTTGCAGAGGATGTTGACAAAACCCATAAGAAATTCACCAAGGCTAACATAGTGGTCAACTCTACTGCTGTCATCAGTGAAGCGATGAGCCTCCTGGGTTTCGCCTTTGCCCCAGTAACAGGAGGAGTAAGCCTACTGCTCTACACCACTGGTCAAGGTTTGGCAGCAGCAGCTGCGGTCACCAGCATCGTGAGTGGTATGTTGGAAAAATCCGAAAATAAAAAAGCCCAAGCACAGGCTGAAGACATACTGCCCACCCATGACCAAGAGGACAGGGAGGATGAGGAAAACAGGGCAGACTATGTCACAGCTGCTGCAAAGATTTCCTATAGTGGTGTAAACACCTTGGAGTATGCCAAGAAAAACATCCATGTATTTCAGAAACTCAGAGCTGACCCACGCTTGGCCAGTGCTAGCAAGCGTCTTCTGACCACTGGCCAAGTCTCCTCCCAGAGCATCGAGCATATACAAAAGGCCTTTGGGGAAACACTGCCGATGACCAAAAATGCTTGCCTGCGGGGAGGTGTGATGTCCGTCATCTCCCTTGGCTTTGACTGGGCCACTCTCTCAAAGGAATGGAAGCACCTGAAGGAAGGAGCAAGGACAAAGTTTGCGGAAGAGTTGAGAGCCGAGGCCTCGGAGCTGGAGAGGAAACTCACCTTACTCACCGAGTACTACCAGAGCTTGCAACAGAAA
- the APOL6 gene encoding apolipoprotein L6 isoform X2 produces the protein MISWKSKPVSQSIPVKKPPYSCYLSFSSPDAHSLLQDQGASESQGQRFRIFLSLGTRGHKGELRGEKVVQRLFPARTPVILNMSRIRNTLPPACQENHLTPGDTDLVPQRLLDNQAEKESEAGVDLKRDEEDVPLCEDVELQDRDLSPEEKIFLKEFPRLKKDLKGNINKLRALAEDVDKTHKKFTKANIVVNSTAVISEAMSLLGFAFAPVTGGVSLLLYTTGQGLAAAAAVTSIVSGMLEKSENKKAQAQAEDILPTHDQEDREDEENRADYVTAAAKISYSGVNTLEYAKKNIHVFQKLRADPRLASASKRLLTTGQVSSQSIEHIQKAFGETLPMTKNACLRGGVMSVISLGFDWATLSKEWKHLKEGARTKFAEELRAEASELERKLTLLTEYYQSLQQKDGTGQSTA, from the exons ATGATTTCCTGGAAGAGCAAACCAGTTTCGCAATCAATTCCTGTTAAAAAGCCACCCTACTCTTGCTATCTGTCTTTCTCCAGCCCAGACGCTCACAGCCTCCTGCAGGACCAGGGGGCCTCGGAGAGTCAAGGACAGAGGTTCAGGATCTTCCTCTCCCTCGGGACCCGAGGCCACAAAGGAGAGCTCCGTGGAGAGAAG GTAGTACAGCGTCTCTTCCCAGCCAGAACACCTGTCATTCTGAATATGAGTAGGATCAGAAACACGCTACCTCCAGCCTGCCAAG AAAATCATTTGACTCCTGGGGACACAGATTTGGTGCCACAGAGGCTGCTGGACaaccaggcagagaaagaaagtgaGGCTGGTGTTGATTTGAAAAG GGATGAGGAAGATGTTCCTCTGTGTGAAGATGTGGAGCTACAAGACAGAGATCTGTCCCccgaagaaaaaatatttttgaaagaatttccCAGATTGAAAAAAGATCTAAAAGGGAACATTAACAAGCTCCGTGCCCTTGCAGAGGATGTTGACAAAACCCATAAGAAATTCACCAAGGCTAACATAGTGGTCAACTCTACTGCTGTCATCAGTGAAGCGATGAGCCTCCTGGGTTTCGCCTTTGCCCCAGTAACAGGAGGAGTAAGCCTACTGCTCTACACCACTGGTCAAGGTTTGGCAGCAGCAGCTGCGGTCACCAGCATCGTGAGTGGTATGTTGGAAAAATCCGAAAATAAAAAAGCCCAAGCACAGGCTGAAGACATACTGCCCACCCATGACCAAGAGGACAGGGAGGATGAGGAAAACAGGGCAGACTATGTCACAGCTGCTGCAAAGATTTCCTATAGTGGTGTAAACACCTTGGAGTATGCCAAGAAAAACATCCATGTATTTCAGAAACTCAGAGCTGACCCACGCTTGGCCAGTGCTAGCAAGCGTCTTCTGACCACTGGCCAAGTCTCCTCCCAGAGCATCGAGCATATACAAAAGGCCTTTGGGGAAACACTGCCGATGACCAAAAATGCTTGCCTGCGGGGAGGTGTGATGTCCGTCATCTCCCTTGGCTTTGACTGGGCCACTCTCTCAAAGGAATGGAAGCACCTGAAGGAAGGAGCAAGGACAAAGTTTGCGGAAGAGTTGAGAGCCGAGGCCTCGGAGCTGGAGAGGAAACTCACCTTACTCACCGAGTACTACCAGAGCTTGCAACAGAAA GATGGTACAGGGCAGTCTACAGCCTGA
- the APOL6 gene encoding apolipoprotein L6 isoform X4: MSRIRNTLPPACQENHLTPGDTDLVPQRLLDNQAEKESEAGVDLKRDEEDVPLCEDVELQDRDLSPEEKIFLKEFPRLKKDLKGNINKLRALAEDVDKTHKKFTKANIVVNSTAVISEAMSLLGFAFAPVTGGVSLLLYTTGQGLAAAAAVTSIVSGMLEKSENKKAQAQAEDILPTHDQEDREDEENRADYVTAAAKISYSGVNTLEYAKKNIHVFQKLRADPRLASASKRLLTTGQVSSQSIEHIQKAFGETLPMTKNACLRGGVMSVISLGFDWATLSKEWKHLKEGARTKFAEELRAEASELERKLTLLTEYYQSLQQKVEVLNQNVAVFRDGPFGR, from the exons ATGAGTAGGATCAGAAACACGCTACCTCCAGCCTGCCAAG AAAATCATTTGACTCCTGGGGACACAGATTTGGTGCCACAGAGGCTGCTGGACaaccaggcagagaaagaaagtgaGGCTGGTGTTGATTTGAAAAG GGATGAGGAAGATGTTCCTCTGTGTGAAGATGTGGAGCTACAAGACAGAGATCTGTCCCccgaagaaaaaatatttttgaaagaatttccCAGATTGAAAAAAGATCTAAAAGGGAACATTAACAAGCTCCGTGCCCTTGCAGAGGATGTTGACAAAACCCATAAGAAATTCACCAAGGCTAACATAGTGGTCAACTCTACTGCTGTCATCAGTGAAGCGATGAGCCTCCTGGGTTTCGCCTTTGCCCCAGTAACAGGAGGAGTAAGCCTACTGCTCTACACCACTGGTCAAGGTTTGGCAGCAGCAGCTGCGGTCACCAGCATCGTGAGTGGTATGTTGGAAAAATCCGAAAATAAAAAAGCCCAAGCACAGGCTGAAGACATACTGCCCACCCATGACCAAGAGGACAGGGAGGATGAGGAAAACAGGGCAGACTATGTCACAGCTGCTGCAAAGATTTCCTATAGTGGTGTAAACACCTTGGAGTATGCCAAGAAAAACATCCATGTATTTCAGAAACTCAGAGCTGACCCACGCTTGGCCAGTGCTAGCAAGCGTCTTCTGACCACTGGCCAAGTCTCCTCCCAGAGCATCGAGCATATACAAAAGGCCTTTGGGGAAACACTGCCGATGACCAAAAATGCTTGCCTGCGGGGAGGTGTGATGTCCGTCATCTCCCTTGGCTTTGACTGGGCCACTCTCTCAAAGGAATGGAAGCACCTGAAGGAAGGAGCAAGGACAAAGTTTGCGGAAGAGTTGAGAGCCGAGGCCTCGGAGCTGGAGAGGAAACTCACCTTACTCACCGAGTACTACCAGAGCTTGCAACAGAAA gttgaagtcCTAAACCAAAATGTGGCTGTATTTAGAGATGGaccctttgggaggtaa
- the APOL6 gene encoding apolipoprotein L6 isoform X1, translating into MISWKSKPVSQSIPVKKPPYSCYLSFSSPDAHSLLQDQGASESQGQRFRIFLSLGTRGHKGELRGEKVVQRLFPARTPVILNMSRIRNTLPPACQENHLTPGDTDLVPQRLLDNQAEKESEAGVDLKRDEEDVPLCEDVELQDRDLSPEEKIFLKEFPRLKKDLKGNINKLRALAEDVDKTHKKFTKANIVVNSTAVISEAMSLLGFAFAPVTGGVSLLLYTTGQGLAAAAAVTSIVSGMLEKSENKKAQAQAEDILPTHDQEDREDEENRADYVTAAAKISYSGVNTLEYAKKNIHVFQKLRADPRLASASKRLLTTGQVSSQSIEHIQKAFGETLPMTKNACLRGGVMSVISLGFDWATLSKEWKHLKEGARTKFAEELRAEASELERKLTLLTEYYQSLQQKVEVLNQNVAVFRDGPFGR; encoded by the exons ATGATTTCCTGGAAGAGCAAACCAGTTTCGCAATCAATTCCTGTTAAAAAGCCACCCTACTCTTGCTATCTGTCTTTCTCCAGCCCAGACGCTCACAGCCTCCTGCAGGACCAGGGGGCCTCGGAGAGTCAAGGACAGAGGTTCAGGATCTTCCTCTCCCTCGGGACCCGAGGCCACAAAGGAGAGCTCCGTGGAGAGAAG GTAGTACAGCGTCTCTTCCCAGCCAGAACACCTGTCATTCTGAATATGAGTAGGATCAGAAACACGCTACCTCCAGCCTGCCAAG AAAATCATTTGACTCCTGGGGACACAGATTTGGTGCCACAGAGGCTGCTGGACaaccaggcagagaaagaaagtgaGGCTGGTGTTGATTTGAAAAG GGATGAGGAAGATGTTCCTCTGTGTGAAGATGTGGAGCTACAAGACAGAGATCTGTCCCccgaagaaaaaatatttttgaaagaatttccCAGATTGAAAAAAGATCTAAAAGGGAACATTAACAAGCTCCGTGCCCTTGCAGAGGATGTTGACAAAACCCATAAGAAATTCACCAAGGCTAACATAGTGGTCAACTCTACTGCTGTCATCAGTGAAGCGATGAGCCTCCTGGGTTTCGCCTTTGCCCCAGTAACAGGAGGAGTAAGCCTACTGCTCTACACCACTGGTCAAGGTTTGGCAGCAGCAGCTGCGGTCACCAGCATCGTGAGTGGTATGTTGGAAAAATCCGAAAATAAAAAAGCCCAAGCACAGGCTGAAGACATACTGCCCACCCATGACCAAGAGGACAGGGAGGATGAGGAAAACAGGGCAGACTATGTCACAGCTGCTGCAAAGATTTCCTATAGTGGTGTAAACACCTTGGAGTATGCCAAGAAAAACATCCATGTATTTCAGAAACTCAGAGCTGACCCACGCTTGGCCAGTGCTAGCAAGCGTCTTCTGACCACTGGCCAAGTCTCCTCCCAGAGCATCGAGCATATACAAAAGGCCTTTGGGGAAACACTGCCGATGACCAAAAATGCTTGCCTGCGGGGAGGTGTGATGTCCGTCATCTCCCTTGGCTTTGACTGGGCCACTCTCTCAAAGGAATGGAAGCACCTGAAGGAAGGAGCAAGGACAAAGTTTGCGGAAGAGTTGAGAGCCGAGGCCTCGGAGCTGGAGAGGAAACTCACCTTACTCACCGAGTACTACCAGAGCTTGCAACAGAAA gttgaagtcCTAAACCAAAATGTGGCTGTATTTAGAGATGGaccctttgggaggtaa